One Falco peregrinus isolate bFalPer1 chromosome 10, bFalPer1.pri, whole genome shotgun sequence genomic window, GGGAGAGGAGCCCCAGGATTGCGAAGGTGGAGGCAAAGAAGAGGCTCCCGGTGAGCCGGCTGTCGGCGGTGCTGATGAAGCACCACGTGCCGGGCCACTGCAGCGTGTACCGGCCCAGGCCGGCGATGGGCAGCAGGGCAAAGGCCAGCACGGCCAGCCAGATGCTGAGCAGCATCGCCTTCGTCACCCGCGTCTTCATGTGGCTGGCGTACCAGTGGGGTGCGCGGATGGCCAGCGTCCTCTCCACAGCCATGGCGCTGGCGATGAAGAGCGGGCAGAGGCCAAAGACAGTCATGCTGAAGCCAAAGAAGGCGCAGAGGTGGCCCGAGGGGTCCACGGCATCCCAGGCGCGGTTGGACAGGTAGACGGAGATGACGATGGGGCTGgtcagcagctgccccagcaggtCGGTGAGGGCCAGGGAGCCGATGCACAGCAAGAAGGACCGCTTCCTCCGGCTGTCCTTCGCCCGGTAGCTGCGGGAGaccagcagcatggccagggCATTGCCCACGATGCCCGTGATCATCATGGTCAGCGGGAACGCCACCGAGACGGTGCTGCAGCcctccgccgcccgccccgTCCCGTTGCCCCGCTGCCCCATGGCGCCGGGCTCGGTGCCGTTGGGGTGGCGCTGGCACTGCGGCCAGGGGCTCATCCCGGCGGGCtacggcggcggcggcgaggggcCGAGGGGCCGGCCCATGGCGGGCAGCGGCGCTCAGGCGGCGCGGCGCGCAGCAGCCGCTACaaggcgggggcgggcggcaggGGGACGGCGCTTCCCGCCCTgaggggccgggcggggcggcaCCCGCCTCAGGCCGGGCCCCCTCAGCGCCGGCCGTGGCCCTCGGTGCCGGGGCTGCCGCTCCCCCGGCGCGGTTGCCGGCCGGTCGCCCAGCGGCTGCGGAGAGGCGAGCGGGCCCTCCCGTGCCTGAGGGGCAGCCGCCACCAGCCCTTCCTCTGCCGTTtgcctcctttcttttcctgctgtttaaCTCCCAGAACTCTTTATTAGCAGAGTTCGGGCTCCGCCAAGCCCCTTCTCTGTGCTCGGGCCATAACTGGCTTGGTGAAGCACAGATAAATAAATTAACTACTAGGCGGCCGAGGGCCTGAGCACCTCCAGCCTCTAcgccttcccttccctctgccctcgTGTCAGGAGCTCAGCGGGACCTGGCCGCGCAGGCAATGGATAGATGGGGAACAACTAGTCAGAAAACCAGCACTAAACGTTGTTACAAACCCTTGTTTCACGTTACGATACTTTCCTTGCTTACGAGCAGGAATTTCTAATCTTATTCTATATAATCTGCTACTGTTAGGGATTTAACTCACTTTACCTGTGAAAGCAGAGTTAAGAAGTGTTAAGTTTCAGAGGTTAAAAGTGCCACTAACTCAgtctaatttaaaatactgcccTGCTCAGGTTTTACTTGGTGTGACCAAGTGTGAGCAGGCTAAACCATGAAATGGGAAGAGCCATGTTTCTCATAAATAAGAACCGTATTAGAAGTTATGGCTTGCTCTATGCATTATAGAGCTGTGGCTTATCTGTTAATTCCTCTCCTTTCCAGAATGTGTACAGCCTGTCCTTGCACCAAGGAACCCAGACTTCAACCGTGCAGATACACATCAGGGTGCCACTTGCAAAGTCTAGCGCTGGGAACATTCATGCCAAGCCCAGGTGGACTGCGCACAGCCTGAAGTACTAAGTCTGGAAAAGCGTGAGGGGAAAATaccccccacctcaccccctTTTCAATTCTGACATCGACTCATGGGTCTGGAGCTACAGGGAGTTCAGGACACAacttctgccttctccctctgcCATTTGGAAAGTTTCTGTGTCATCTTTTGGTGCTGTGCTTGCTATTTGTGCTCCAGTTTTACAATGGGAATGTTCTCTGTTAGCTAAGTTGTGTGTTATTTCTGGATCGGGTCCATCACCAGCCTATGAGAAAGCATCAATTTATTAGTTCCATCTTCTAAACTGAGTATGAAGCACTctatggacttttttttttttaaatgcatgtgcaagcaacttcttttttcaataaaaataattcattttgcTAATGAGAGGACAGGTAAAATGAGTAAATTGCGCAGGACTTTGCTCAAAGCTGTTCTCATAGCTCAAGTGTTACAGAAGCATTGCTCCCTCGTCCACATTCTGGAAAAGTTTGCCCAAGTATCTATGCTTTCATACCCAAGGAAACAAGCAACAAAGCagaacccaaaacaaaacacctaaTTAGCTCACTTCtcattataaacaaaaaaactcctTTTGTGTTAAAGGAATTCTAGACAGGAAGTTCTATAACCAGTGATACATTTTGATTAATGCTCCAAGAACAGACTATGGAATTGATTAAAAACATTAGCTAGTTTCTTCCCCCAAAGCACATGAAAGCTACAGCACAAGGACTCAAGCAGAGGTAGCATCCCTAGCAGAGAAACTCCTCAAACTGGAAGGAATGTAAAGTCAGGTTGATCCTGAGAAGTTGCTGCTAGCCAAGAGGAATAAAGGGTGTGTTACAGGGACTGGAAGGGATGTGGGACTACCCTGCCCCTTAAAACTTATATCGGCTTCAGTCAAGcttttttctcacatttaaaatatcttttatatttttatattctgtctAAGAATATTCACTTTAGGATCTTAGTAACTCAGCTGATATCCAGCTTGGGAAGGACTTGAGCATTGAGTCATTCCTAATGGGAGACAACAGCAAAATGTCACGGTCACCAGCTAATGTGAGGTGGTTACAGAGAATAACTTTTCCTAACCCTGCCGTTCACATCCTGTACTACCCCGGTAATGCCAAAGCCCATTGGCCAGCTCCTGATTTCCAGAATTTACTTTTAAGAAGCATTTTCTGATACCTGAATGAGAGGCACCAGGTATAATACACTATTACTATTTAGTTATCTGGCCATACTTGATATTTGTGCTCCACTGAAAATTAGAAAGGTTTCAAGTGTCTTCAATGttagtatttttcattaaagtgtTATTTATGCTCAATTATTCCCTAAAGGTGACTGATGATAGTGCTGctgaatttaaaatgctgtcaTTTATAACACCAGCCTGCTAACCATCAACACAAGCCCATGCCGCAAACATGCCACCTCCCTACAGAGTAGGGCATGGCAAATAAGCAAATGCCTAATGCActggaaaaggatgaaaattaTACAGACTTCCTGGTAAAACAGCTAACTGGCAGTAGTTCATTATAACTAAGTTTAAGTAAAGAAGTAAGACCTATCACAGCATCTAGTTAATTTGCACTCATTCATCATGGTTGCTTGTATCAGACAACAGTGCGAGGGAGTTAGTTACCTGGTATCGAAACGAAGCAATCTTGTTCTAAGATGTACCAACAGGtacattttaatctttttattattaattatctatctgaataaaaacaagaaacatttttcagcagtGGATTTTACTCTGTTGccaaatttatataaaattaaaggctagtcttgcttttatttaaaatcactttCTAGCTTTCAATTACTACGGAAGAATGCTTATGCAAACCCACTATTTACCGCTCACAAACGTATTTagttttttctcagaaaagcaCAAGCCCTAAATTTAACCTAATCAACACTTCCTCCTTTGCCATTACAAATTTCACCAATCTTTGATAAAGCTGCACAGAAATACCC contains:
- the PTGER3 gene encoding prostaglandin E2 receptor EP3 subtype, with protein sequence MSPWPQCQRHPNGTEPGAMGQRGNGTGRAAEGCSTVSVAFPLTMMITGIVGNALAMLLVSRSYRAKDSRRKRSFLLCIGSLALTDLLGQLLTSPIVISVYLSNRAWDAVDPSGHLCAFFGFSMTVFGLCPLFIASAMAVERTLAIRAPHWYASHMKTRVTKAMLLSIWLAVLAFALLPIAGLGRYTLQWPGTWCFISTADSRLTGSLFFASTFAILGLLSLVVTVACNLATIKALVSRCRTKATTSRSSKQWGRIAMETLIQLLGIMCVLSACWSPLLITMLKMIFSHTSFEHCKGFSDEAQSSELHKECNFFLTAVRLASLNQILDPWVYLLLRKILLQKFCQAASAVSKCSNNEWKERSITLSEEIRRTAA